From the genome of Candidatus Thermoplasmatota archaeon:
TCGCCACGCTTGCCGCCGTCGGCGTGTCGTTTGCCACGGTTCGAAACGCCTACCTGGCCGCGGGGGCCGCCGTCGGCGTGTCGGGCGCGGCAGTCGGCATCCTCGCGGGAGGCCTCGTCGTGCTCCTCGCGTCGGTCGTTCCCGTGCTGCCGGGGTTGGGAGGCCTGCCTTTGCGCCTGCAGGCCGCCTGGACGGACGCGCTCCTGCTTGCCGCCTTGTCCGTTTCGGTCGCGCTGGCGGCCGCGCGGATCGCGCTTTCTTACGCCCGGCGCCAGGACCCGCTCGACGCGCTCCGCGCGGGCTGACGTTCAGCCCCGCTTGACCTCGGCGACGATCGCTCGAAGCGCCTCGAAGCCCCCCTTCTCTGCGACCGTGCCCGTGACGACGATGTCGGCGCCGCCGGCAAGCACGCTGCGGGCGTGGGCGGCCTCGCGGATGCCGCCGCCCACCATGACGGGGATCTCGACGGCGCGCTTCACCGCCGCGACGATGGATGCGGGCACGTGCTCGTGGGCCCCCGAGCCCCCTTCAAGGTACACGACCTTCATCCCGAAGAATTGCGCCGCGAGCGCGTAGGCCGCCGCCATCCGAGCGCCTTCCTCCGTCCGAGGGATGAGGTCCGCCTCGCTCACCTTGCCGACTGTCATGCCCGGCTCGACGATGAGGTACCCCATGCCGATGGCTTCGATGCCCGCGGCCGCGAGGATTGGCGCGCCAAGCATCTGCTCGCGCGTGATGAAGCGCGGATTCCGGCTGTTGAGCGTGGACATGAACCAGATGGCGTCCACGTTGGGCGAGAGCGCCTTCGCCTGGTTGGGAAAATGCACGACCGGAAGGCCCGTGGCCTCCTGGATGGCGCGCACGAGGGCGTCGAGATTCTCGCTCGTCACGCCCGTGGAACCTCCGACCATGAAGCCGTCGGTCCCAAACTCCTTGGCCTTGACGGCGATCTCGGCTCCGCGCTCCGTGGGCTGGCTTGCGGGGTCGAGGAGCGTGAGGTGCACCTTTCCCTTGGCGGTCCGCTCCTGCAAATAGCGCCACACCGCGTCCCTCACGCTCCCATCCTCCCCACGAGGAAGGCCACGAGCCCCACGAGCATGCCAAGCTTGGCCAGGCGCGAACTCCTAGATGGCCGTTTCGCCTCGAACGCCGCCCACAGGAGCACAACGTCGGCCGCGGCCACGGCGGGAAGGTACGACGGGCCCATGGTTCCAAGGAGCCACGGAAGCGGCGAGAGGGCGACGCCCGCCAGGATCGCCGCGCGGGCGAGAGCCGTGGCGGCCGAAACGCCGGCCGTCATGGGAAACGTCCGGCGCGCGCCCGCGTCGGCCTGCATGTCCTCCACGTCCTTCACCACTTCGCGGCCCAGGTTCACGAGCACCGCCAGGAGCGCGAGCACGAGGACGGGGGTTTCGGGCGCGTTCACGGCGATGCCGCCCATGACAAAAGGCGCGCCTGTGAGGAGGCTCACGGCGACGTTTCCGGAGAGCCCTGTCGCCTTCAGACGAAGCTCGTAGGCCACCATGAGCACGAGGGCCGGGAGGACAAGGAGCAGCGCAAGCGGCGAGGTGAACGTCCAGGCGATAGCCGCGGCCGCCGCGACGGAGAGGGCAAACAGCACAGCCTGCGCCCGCAGCGCCGCGTCGGGGGAAAGCCGGCCGGACGGAAGCGGTCGGCCCGGATGCGCCCTCGCGTCGACCTCACGGTCGACCCAATCGTTGAGCGCGTTTCCCGCGCCCGCGAAGGCGAACCCCGCCGCCGCCCCCAGCGCCACCGTGGGCCAAAGCGACGCGGCGGCGGGCCCCGAGGCGACGAGGGCCCCCGCGACCACGCCGACGGCGGTCATGGCGCAGTTGCCGGGGCGAAGGAGCTGCCACAGCGCCGCCGCGCGCGCGACGGCCGGGGGCGATTGGGCCCGGATCTGCGCCTGCACGGCGCGCAAGCCCGGTGCCCGGATATGAAGCCTGCGGGCTCATCGCGCGCGAGACGGGTCGGCGGGCACCCATTCCCCCGACGCATCCTTCCGAAGGTGCGCGCCGTAGTAGGGCACGCGCGCGGCCACGACGCGCCGAAACGCCGCGGCGAGCTCGTCGTCGGAGAGGCCGCGCGTGGGCACGAGATCGTCGTTGCGGTTGAGGCAACCCTTCAGGTGCCCGGTCGCCGTCACGCGCAAGCGATGGCAGTTCGCGCAGAACTCGGCGTTGCCCACGGGGTCCACGATTTCGACGTCGGCGCGTCCGTCGCCCGTCCGCACGTGGTAGACGCGACGGTGGTGCATGGCGCGCACGTCCACGGACTCGGCCCGTGCGGCCAACGCCCGATGGACGTCCTCGATGGGCACCATCCATTCGCGATGCGCGACGAGCTCCGGCATGAACTGGATGAGCTGGAGCTGCGTGCCCGGCGTTCGCGCGACGAACTCGACCATGTCGAAGACGTACGGGAGCGTCGGCCGGAAGACGACCATGTTGAGCTTCACGGGCGTAAGGCCCGCCTCGAGCGCGGCGCCCACGCCGGCCATGACGGAGGGAAGCGAGCCGCGCGTGATGGAGCGGAACGCCTCCGCGTCGGGCGCGTGCAGGCTCACGTTCACGCGCCGCAATCCGGCCTCCTTGAGCGCTCGGGCGCGACCGGCAAGAAGGCTCGCGTTCGTGGTGAGGCTCATCTCCATTCCCGGCGGGGCGCGGAAGACGATCTCCTCCACGTCGCTTCGCACGAGCGGCTCGCCGCCCGTGAGCTTGGCGCTTTGCACGCCCAGGCTTTGCGCCACGTGAAGCAGGCGAACGACCTCGTCTGTCGACATCTCGCCCGGCGCGGGCGCGCGCGGCGCGCGAACGAGCCCCTGCCCTTCGTTGTGGCAGAAGACGCACCGGAAGTTGCACCGGTCGGTGAGCGAGACGCGGAGGTCGGCGACGGGGCGGGCGAAGCGGTCGGCCAAGGGAGATCCG
Proteins encoded in this window:
- the moaA gene encoding GTP 3',8-cyclase MoaA; the protein is MQAAGSPLADRFARPVADLRVSLTDRCNFRCVFCHNEGQGLVRAPRAPAPGEMSTDEVVRLLHVAQSLGVQSAKLTGGEPLVRSDVEEIVFRAPPGMEMSLTTNASLLAGRARALKEAGLRRVNVSLHAPDAEAFRSITRGSLPSVMAGVGAALEAGLTPVKLNMVVFRPTLPYVFDMVEFVARTPGTQLQLIQFMPELVAHREWMVPIEDVHRALAARAESVDVRAMHHRRVYHVRTGDGRADVEIVDPVGNAEFCANCHRLRVTATGHLKGCLNRNDDLVPTRGLSDDELAAAFRRVVAARVPYYGAHLRKDASGEWVPADPSRAR
- a CDS encoding geranylgeranylglycerol-phosphate geranylgeranyltransferase, which encodes MQAQIRAQSPPAVARAAALWQLLRPGNCAMTAVGVVAGALVASGPAAASLWPTVALGAAAGFAFAGAGNALNDWVDREVDARAHPGRPLPSGRLSPDAALRAQAVLFALSVAAAAAIAWTFTSPLALLLVLPALVLMVAYELRLKATGLSGNVAVSLLTGAPFVMGGIAVNAPETPVLVLALLAVLVNLGREVVKDVEDMQADAGARRTFPMTAGVSAATALARAAILAGVALSPLPWLLGTMGPSYLPAVAAADVVLLWAAFEAKRPSRSSRLAKLGMLVGLVAFLVGRMGA
- a CDS encoding geranylgeranylglyceryl/heptaprenylglyceryl phosphate synthase — protein: MRDAVWRYLQERTAKGKVHLTLLDPASQPTERGAEIAVKAKEFGTDGFMVGGSTGVTSENLDALVRAIQEATGLPVVHFPNQAKALSPNVDAIWFMSTLNSRNPRFITREQMLGAPILAAAGIEAIGMGYLIVEPGMTVGKVSEADLIPRTEEGARMAAAYALAAQFFGMKVVYLEGGSGAHEHVPASIVAAVKRAVEIPVMVGGGIREAAHARSVLAGGADIVVTGTVAEKGGFEALRAIVAEVKRG